CTCGCGCAGGAGTCGCTGCGTCAGGTCCGCGCCGCGGTCCGCGGATACCGCGCGATCGACCTGCGGACCGAGCTGGAGGGCTCGGCGGCCCTGCTGCGTTCGGCCGGCGTGACCAGCCGCGTCACGGCCGAGGTCGCGGAACTCTCCGACGACGTCCGGACGGCGGCGGCCTGGGTCGTACGGGAAGGGGTGACGAACGTCGTACGGCACTCCGCGGCCACGCTGTGCCGCATCGAGGTACGGGAAGAAGGAGGCAGGGTGTTGGTGCGGGTCGAGAACGACGGAGCGAGCGGGCCACTCGGGCACGGATCCGGGCTGGTCGGGCTGGCGGAGCGACTCCGCCCGCTCGGCGGCGAGCTGACCTTCGAGCAGCGGGACGATGTGTTCGTGCTCCGCGCCGACCTGCCGACCAGCGCCGTCGTCCAGGAGGTGGGAGCGTGATCCGGGTACTGCTCGCCGACGACGAGAACCTCGTGCGCAACGCGATCGCCGGGCTGCTCGACCTGCAGGACGACTTGCTGATCGTCGCGCAGGCCGCGTCCGGAACCGAGGCGATCGCGATGGCACGCAAGGAACTGCCCGACGTCGCGGTCCTCGACCTGCAGATGCCCGGCGCCGACGGACTCGCCACGGCCGGCCGGATCCACGCCGACGTGCCGGGCTGCGCGACGATGGTGCTGACCAGCCACGGTCGGCCCGGCTACCTGAAACGTGCGCTCGAGATCGGCGTGCGGGGCTTCCTGCCCAAGACGTCGTCCGGCTCGGTGCTGGCCGCCGCGATCCGCACCGTCGCCGGCGGCGGGCGCTACGTCGACCCCGAGCTGGCCGCCGATGCGATCGCCGCCGGCGAGAGCCCGCTCACCCCGCGCGAGGCGGACGTACTGGAACTGGCCGCCGACGGCGCGACGATCGAGGAGATCGCGGTCCGGATCTCGCTCTCCCCCGGCACCGTCCGCAACCACCTGTCGTCGGCGACCGGGAAGCTCGGCGCGCAGAACCGCCACGAGGCGGTCGCCACCGCACGCCGCTCCGGCTGGATCTAGGCGCCGACCCGCACGGTCAACAGGCTCAGCCCTTTGGCTCGTGCGACGTGCGCCGCTTCCCGCTCGAGCTGGTCGGGCGGCAGCGGATCGCTGTCCGGGAACGGGGTCACGACGACCTCCTGGTCGACGACCTCCCACACTCCGACGATCCGGCCGTTCACCACGACGATCGGGGAGATCCACCCGGCGGTCCGGCTCACCGCGGCGCGGTTCTCCTTCCGGAGCAGCGTCTCGTCGTCGGTTCCGGGGCCGAGAACGTACTGGTCGAAGTCACCGAGCAGGCGGACGCCCGCGCTCTCCGGGGCGGCGCTGAGTTCGTCGGCGTGTTCGGTGAGCACGTACGCCTGCCGTCCGTCGACGTCGACCTCGGTGAGGACGTCGCCCAGGTCGGCGAACCATCGGCGCAGCCTCGGCCTGCTGGTGGCGTTCCGCGACAGCCAGCGGTCGAACGTCTCCGGCGTCGCCGGGCCGTAGGCACCCAGGTAGGCCTTGATCACGACGGGTGCGGCGTCGTCGGGCTCCGGAAGCCCTTCCCAACCCGGGAATCGGCTCGCCGGATGCGTGAACGTGACCTTGTTCCCCTGGTTCGGCCCGTGGCACAGCACGCCCCGCCAGGCCAGCGGCTTGAGTACCTGGCCCCAACCCGAGCGCAGCCGCTCCTCCATCCCGGCGAATCGACCGTCCGCCACCACTCCCGCGACCATCTCCTCCCTGGTCAGCACCGCGCCCTTGAGGACGTCGGCCACTTTCTCGGTCAACGCGTCGACCTGCTCCGGTGTCAGCCCCGTGACCCGCTGCCAGGAGGGTTTGCGCCAGAAGCCGGTGGACTCCAGCAGCGACAGGTAGGAGCCCGCGTCGGTCGGCGTGAGCAGGTGCAGCGTTCCCCG
The nucleotide sequence above comes from Cryptosporangium minutisporangium. Encoded proteins:
- a CDS encoding winged helix DNA-binding domain-containing protein, yielding MVRVKVSRGQVAAWRMRRQFLDPRTDRSAPEIVGRLCGVQAQVWSAAETAVALRQSDPDRTSVNRAFADLALMKTWAMRGTLHLLTPTDAGSYLSLLESTGFWRKPSWQRVTGLTPEQVDALTEKVADVLKGAVLTREEMVAGVVADGRFAGMEERLRSGWGQVLKPLAWRGVLCHGPNQGNKVTFTHPASRFPGWEGLPEPDDAAPVVIKAYLGAYGPATPETFDRWLSRNATSRPRLRRWFADLGDVLTEVDVDGRQAYVLTEHADELSAAPESAGVRLLGDFDQYVLGPGTDDETLLRKENRAAVSRTAGWISPIVVVNGRIVGVWEVVDQEVVVTPFPDSDPLPPDQLEREAAHVARAKGLSLLTVRVGA
- a CDS encoding response regulator transcription factor, translating into MIRVLLADDENLVRNAIAGLLDLQDDLLIVAQAASGTEAIAMARKELPDVAVLDLQMPGADGLATAGRIHADVPGCATMVLTSHGRPGYLKRALEIGVRGFLPKTSSGSVLAAAIRTVAGGGRYVDPELAADAIAAGESPLTPREADVLELAADGATIEEIAVRISLSPGTVRNHLSSATGKLGAQNRHEAVATARRSGWI